One window from the genome of Lentibacillus daqui encodes:
- a CDS encoding M20 family metallopeptidase: MKDFVEKHFNDMLEMLEELVNTDSGSYDKNGVDQVGKMLKERYEQLGFLVTVKEEQNVGNNLVIRHKDAVDPEILIVAHMDTVFPKGTANDRPFTISDGKAYGPGVIDMKASQVMVYFTLKALTEKNVSGYKNVEIILNSDEEIGTKSSRRLIENATSGKKWALVVEPARADGSIVSSRRGVGTYKLKVKGKAAHSGIEPEKGISAIEELAHKVISLQALSNPQENLNVNVGLIQGGTSVNTVAPEAEADIDVRISTADQGSMIDEKIKSVCSKTDVEGTKLELTGGINRPPMEFTNEIQQLVSIIQQEGKALGLDIKHTATGGGSDASFTAAMNLPTVDGVGPVGGKQHSKDEYLIVDSLKERTLLFANVLKRLSTKP; encoded by the coding sequence ATGAAAGATTTTGTGGAGAAGCATTTTAATGACATGTTAGAGATGCTGGAGGAGTTAGTGAATACAGATAGCGGATCTTATGATAAGAACGGTGTCGATCAAGTAGGCAAGATGTTAAAAGAGAGGTATGAGCAGCTAGGGTTTTTAGTGACAGTTAAAGAAGAACAAAACGTAGGGAACAATTTAGTAATTCGACATAAAGATGCTGTAGATCCCGAAATTTTAATTGTAGCCCATATGGACACCGTTTTTCCAAAAGGAACAGCTAACGATAGACCTTTTACCATATCTGATGGTAAGGCATATGGTCCTGGTGTTATTGACATGAAGGCTAGTCAAGTTATGGTATATTTTACTTTAAAAGCGTTAACCGAAAAGAATGTTTCAGGTTATAAAAATGTAGAAATTATATTGAATAGTGATGAAGAAATTGGCACTAAATCATCCCGTAGGTTAATTGAGAATGCAACCAGCGGAAAGAAATGGGCACTTGTGGTAGAACCCGCTCGTGCGGATGGATCGATTGTTAGTTCCAGAAGGGGAGTAGGAACGTATAAGTTAAAGGTAAAAGGCAAGGCTGCCCATTCAGGAATCGAGCCAGAAAAGGGGATTAGTGCGATTGAAGAATTGGCTCATAAGGTCATTTCTTTGCAGGCTCTATCCAATCCACAAGAGAACTTGAATGTAAATGTTGGTCTGATTCAAGGAGGAACCTCTGTCAATACAGTTGCACCGGAAGCAGAGGCAGATATTGATGTCAGAATAAGTACTGCTGACCAAGGAAGTATGATTGACGAAAAGATAAAATCGGTTTGTAGTAAAACAGATGTGGAAGGGACTAAATTAGAGTTAACTGGAGGAATAAACAGGCCACCAATGGAATTTACCAACGAAATTCAACAGTTGGTCAGCATTATCCAACAGGAGGGTAAAGCGCTTGGCCTGGATATAAAACATACGGCTACTGGAGGAGGTTCTGATGCCTCATTTACGGCGGCTATGAATTTGCCAACAGTTGACGGGGTAGGTCCAGTTGGAGGAAAACAGCACAGTAAAGATGAATATTTAATAGTAGATAGCCTAAAAGAAAGGACATTGTTATTTGCAAATGTTTTAAAAAGATTAAGTACTAAACCATAA
- the menC gene encoding o-succinylbenzoate synthase: MVPIKQMKLKRLNMRLKHPFTTSFGTMQDRAFFITEAIDVNGNRGFGESVAFTVPWYSEETVETNLHVMKDFFIPILQENELQHPDDVSKLFKPIKRNNMAKSALEGAVWDLYAKQNNMTLAAALGGEKQEIDVGISIGIQQSVQELIDTVDYFIKKGYKRIKIKIKPGWDVDVLRKVREQFPDTPIMADANSAYTLKDMDHLKQLDDLNLMMIEQPLAHDDILYHATLQKNMRTPICLDESIHSLEDAKKAIELGSCKIINIKIGRVGGLSEAKRIHDYCRSHGIDVWCGGMLEAGVGRAHNIALTTLSGFTLPGDTAGSSRYWEKDIITPEVQVENGVIHVPQTPGLGYAIDEEALKQFMVDEQVFDF; the protein is encoded by the coding sequence ATGGTTCCAATCAAGCAGATGAAATTAAAACGATTAAATATGCGGCTGAAGCATCCATTTACAACCAGTTTTGGCACTATGCAAGATCGGGCATTTTTCATTACAGAGGCAATCGACGTAAATGGTAACAGGGGATTTGGCGAGTCTGTTGCGTTTACCGTTCCATGGTACAGTGAGGAAACAGTGGAAACCAATTTGCATGTGATGAAAGATTTTTTCATCCCTATTTTGCAGGAGAATGAGCTTCAGCATCCTGACGATGTTTCCAAACTTTTTAAACCAATTAAGCGGAATAATATGGCAAAGTCAGCTTTAGAAGGAGCTGTCTGGGACCTGTATGCGAAACAAAATAATATGACACTTGCTGCTGCACTTGGAGGAGAGAAACAAGAAATTGATGTCGGGATCAGTATTGGGATTCAGCAATCGGTACAGGAGCTAATTGATACAGTGGATTATTTTATCAAGAAGGGATATAAACGGATTAAAATTAAAATTAAACCTGGCTGGGATGTGGATGTACTTCGGAAGGTTCGTGAACAATTTCCGGATACACCAATAATGGCTGATGCTAATTCCGCATATACATTAAAAGATATGGATCATCTGAAGCAATTGGACGATTTAAATTTAATGATGATTGAGCAGCCGCTTGCGCATGATGATATTTTGTATCATGCAACACTGCAGAAGAATATGCGTACCCCAATCTGCCTGGATGAAAGCATTCATTCGCTTGAAGACGCGAAAAAGGCAATTGAACTTGGTAGCTGCAAGATAATTAATATAAAAATTGGAAGAGTTGGTGGTCTGTCAGAGGCCAAACGGATTCATGATTATTGTCGGTCTCATGGAATTGATGTATGGTGCGGAGGTATGCTGGAGGCTGGAGTTGGCCGAGCCCATAATATTGCGTTGACCACCCTTTCTGGATTTACGTTGCCGGGAGATACGGCGGGCTCCTCCAGATACTGGGAAAAAGATATTATTACGCCAGAAGTACAAGTGGAAAATGGTGTGATACATGTACCTCAAACGCCAGGGTTAGGTTATGCGATAGATGAGGAAGCGTTGAAACAGTTTATGGTGGATGAACAAGTATTTGATTTTTAA
- a CDS encoding YfcC family protein translates to MSVHSKTKKPLKQKLKFKMPDAYVLLFFVALICAIATYFVPAGEFERVTKGTVSTTIPGSYHTVKQSPVGVVSFFTAIGKGMEAAAPIIFLILFTGGTIAILEKTGAIDGLIFHVINRFRKKQLFFICIVAALFSVLGTTGIVVNSVIGFIPIGIIVARTLKWDAVVGVAIIYLGAYAGFNATILSPSPLGISQKIAELPMFSGIGLRTAIYICFLIATIVYIYLYTKRLKKKGSVLGNEWFPSNALSSSDDAESTPAWTIRHKLIIGITALSLLGFLIGALWLKWDDAEMTATFIFIAILAGIIGGMKANDIASTFLQGCQRLVYGALIVGMARCISVILEEGNLLDTIVNGLAHLLQGQGPLFGTIGMYISSMVLHFLISSGSGESVVFIPILAPLADLMNITRQVTVEAVMLGEGVVNCLNPTSGVLMGVLAASGVPYVKWIRFMAPLALIWFLIGLIFLTIGVMIHWGPY, encoded by the coding sequence ATGAGTGTACATTCCAAAACAAAAAAGCCTTTGAAGCAAAAATTAAAATTTAAAATGCCTGATGCATATGTGCTACTTTTCTTTGTGGCATTAATTTGTGCTATTGCCACTTACTTTGTACCAGCAGGAGAATTTGAAAGGGTAACGAAGGGAACGGTCTCGACCACAATTCCAGGTAGTTACCATACTGTCAAACAATCCCCTGTTGGTGTTGTTTCATTTTTTACAGCGATTGGAAAAGGTATGGAAGCAGCTGCCCCTATTATCTTTTTGATACTTTTTACTGGTGGCACAATTGCTATCCTTGAAAAAACTGGTGCTATTGATGGATTGATTTTTCACGTTATTAACAGATTTCGAAAAAAACAACTTTTTTTTATTTGTATTGTGGCTGCCTTATTTTCAGTTCTTGGAACAACAGGAATCGTTGTAAACTCAGTCATCGGATTTATCCCTATTGGAATCATTGTTGCCAGAACATTAAAATGGGATGCTGTTGTGGGTGTGGCAATTATTTATCTTGGTGCCTATGCTGGTTTTAATGCCACCATATTATCACCGTCTCCTTTAGGGATTTCACAAAAAATTGCAGAACTTCCAATGTTCTCGGGTATTGGATTACGTACTGCCATTTATATTTGTTTCTTAATTGCTACTATTGTTTATATTTACTTGTATACAAAACGTCTCAAAAAGAAAGGCAGTGTACTTGGTAACGAATGGTTTCCGAGTAATGCCCTTTCTAGTAGTGATGATGCAGAGAGCACGCCTGCATGGACTATTCGACATAAGCTTATTATCGGGATAACAGCTTTATCACTATTAGGCTTTTTGATAGGTGCTTTATGGCTAAAATGGGACGATGCCGAAATGACAGCGACCTTTATTTTTATTGCCATTTTAGCTGGAATTATTGGTGGGATGAAAGCCAATGATATTGCCTCAACATTTTTGCAAGGATGCCAACGCTTAGTCTACGGGGCATTAATTGTTGGCATGGCCCGTTGTATATCCGTTATTTTAGAAGAAGGCAATCTACTTGATACGATTGTGAATGGACTAGCGCATCTATTACAAGGACAAGGTCCTCTCTTCGGAACAATTGGAATGTACATTAGTAGTATGGTTTTGCACTTTCTTATTTCATCTGGATCGGGTGAATCGGTTGTTTTCATTCCAATCCTTGCACCATTAGCAGACTTGATGAATATTACCAGACAAGTCACCGTGGAAGCGGTCATGCTTGGTGAAGGTGTCGTGAATTGTCTAAATCCGACATCTGGTGTTCTTATGGGTGTTCTAGCCGCCAGCGGAGTCCCGTATGTCAAATGGATCCGTTTTATGGCTCCGCTAGCATTAATCTGGTTTTTAATTGGACTTATATTCCTGACCATCGGGGTAATGATTCATTGGGGTCCTTATTAA
- a CDS encoding YkvI family membrane protein, translated as MKKSLQIAGAYIGLLVGAGFASGQEVMQFFTSFGWGGLVGTGIAAILFAFLGMQILQIGSRLQTISHRAVIYQICGKYIGSGIDILVTFFLFGVASVMIAGSGSIFQQQFGIPPIIGAFILTILVILTLCLNVKKVISLISMITPLLLLLIFVITVYSIFTNDINLSQLDTISKNQPSAAPNWFIGGILYVSYNITAGLSMLAIIGGTIKDKKVASFGGLLGGLGLGLLLFLINLALFINVDIIQDMAMPTLFLATELSPVIGLLMTIALLGMIYNTAVGMLYSFTARFIKPETPRFRSSVVVISLLSFCASFVGFTELVGTVYPVTGYLGLVLILAILIAWISGNKKKNSQGDYKKNVM; from the coding sequence TTGAAAAAAAGTTTACAAATTGCTGGTGCTTATATCGGCTTGCTTGTTGGGGCTGGTTTTGCATCGGGTCAGGAAGTCATGCAGTTTTTTACTAGTTTTGGCTGGGGTGGTCTGGTTGGAACAGGGATCGCTGCCATATTATTTGCATTTTTGGGCATGCAGATTTTGCAAATCGGTTCGCGTTTGCAAACTATTTCGCATAGAGCCGTGATTTATCAAATTTGTGGCAAGTATATCGGAAGTGGAATCGATATTTTAGTTACCTTTTTCTTATTTGGCGTGGCATCTGTGATGATTGCCGGAAGCGGGTCTATTTTTCAGCAGCAATTCGGTATTCCGCCAATTATTGGGGCATTCATCCTGACTATCCTGGTTATTCTTACGCTTTGTCTGAATGTCAAAAAAGTTATTTCCCTGATTAGTATGATTACCCCACTACTGCTGCTGTTAATTTTTGTGATCACGGTGTATTCCATTTTCACGAATGATATCAACCTTAGTCAGCTTGACACCATCTCAAAGAATCAGCCGTCCGCTGCACCCAATTGGTTTATTGGTGGAATATTGTATGTTTCTTATAATATTACGGCTGGTTTATCCATGCTTGCGATTATCGGAGGGACGATAAAAGATAAAAAGGTTGCAAGTTTCGGCGGTCTGTTAGGAGGCCTGGGACTTGGTCTGTTATTGTTCTTGATCAATCTAGCATTATTTATCAATGTTGATATTATTCAAGATATGGCAATGCCAACATTATTTCTCGCAACTGAATTGTCTCCGGTAATTGGATTGTTGATGACCATAGCTCTATTAGGCATGATTTATAATACCGCTGTTGGCATGTTATATTCTTTTACTGCCCGGTTTATCAAGCCAGAAACACCGCGTTTTAGGAGCAGTGTTGTCGTGATCAGTCTACTTTCCTTTTGTGCCAGTTTTGTCGGTTTCACTGAATTGGTTGGAACTGTCTATCCGGTTACGGGTTATCTAGGTTTGGTACTGATTTTGGCCATTTTGATTGCATGGATTTCAGGAAATAAGAAGAAAAATAGTCAGGGTGATTATAAGAAGAATGTAATGTAA
- the argH gene encoding argininosuccinate lyase has protein sequence MSSLKEQFEAVDGNTFPGKTYVDELLKPVFYDQKKYLFDAMFMIHKAHTTMLGEQGILTKEETSKILSGIDEIENLDRQSITYSVEYEDLFFLIETKIGDRIGDELAGKMHIAKSRNDMGEAMYRIVLRNYLHNTIENAKKLSQAILHQAENHVYSVMPAHTHTQPAQPTTFGHYLVAIYDNLQRDVDRLKHAYQTVNQSPMGAAAITTTGFPINRERMVELLGFDGLIENSYDAIGTGDYLIESAQALISLMTNIGRWIQEFLRMASKEVGLIKVSDAYVQISSIMPQKRNPVSIEHSRSIASSAAAEGMAVIHMIHNTPYGDINDTEDDLQPHLYTGFERANRVLRLMHAVILTMDFDIDRAYQQARENMITITELADVLARDYQISFRKAHQKASIVAKQADKENKQLYQISLHEINDWLKDVVLTAKDWQEIVDPICFVERRNITGGVNPETVKDMIERRKYLSYK, from the coding sequence ATGAGTTCGTTAAAGGAACAATTTGAAGCAGTAGATGGCAACACATTTCCAGGTAAAACATATGTTGATGAATTGTTAAAACCTGTATTTTATGATCAAAAAAAATACCTATTTGATGCCATGTTTATGATCCATAAAGCACATACCACCATGCTGGGAGAACAAGGTATTTTAACAAAGGAAGAAACAAGTAAAATATTATCAGGTATAGACGAAATCGAAAATCTTGATCGGCAAAGTATCACGTATTCAGTAGAATATGAAGACCTATTTTTCCTTATCGAGACTAAAATTGGCGATCGTATTGGTGATGAATTAGCAGGCAAAATGCACATAGCAAAAAGCAGAAATGATATGGGTGAAGCAATGTATCGAATTGTGTTACGGAATTATTTACACAATACAATCGAAAACGCTAAAAAATTAAGTCAAGCGATTCTTCATCAGGCCGAGAATCATGTGTATTCGGTGATGCCTGCCCACACACATACGCAGCCTGCGCAGCCAACCACATTTGGTCATTATTTAGTTGCTATTTACGATAATTTACAACGTGATGTTGACCGATTAAAGCATGCCTATCAAACTGTCAACCAATCTCCTATGGGGGCTGCGGCAATAACTACAACTGGATTCCCGATCAACCGGGAGCGAATGGTAGAATTGCTTGGATTCGATGGTTTGATAGAGAACTCTTATGATGCTATTGGTACTGGGGATTACTTAATCGAATCCGCACAAGCTCTGATCAGCCTAATGACAAATATCGGCCGCTGGATTCAAGAATTCTTACGTATGGCCTCAAAAGAAGTAGGGTTGATCAAGGTATCAGATGCCTATGTTCAAATCAGTAGTATTATGCCTCAAAAAAGAAACCCTGTATCGATCGAGCATTCTCGCTCAATTGCTAGCAGTGCGGCGGCTGAGGGAATGGCAGTGATTCATATGATACACAATACTCCTTATGGGGATATTAATGATACGGAAGATGATTTACAACCACATTTATATACTGGTTTTGAAAGAGCAAACCGTGTATTAAGGTTAATGCATGCGGTTATTTTAACAATGGATTTTGATATCGATCGCGCCTATCAGCAGGCCAGGGAAAATATGATAACCATCACGGAACTTGCCGATGTATTAGCACGTGACTATCAAATTTCATTTAGAAAGGCACATCAAAAAGCAAGTATTGTAGCAAAACAAGCCGATAAAGAAAATAAACAATTGTACCAAATAAGTCTGCATGAAATAAATGATTGGTTAAAGGATGTAGTATTAACAGCTAAAGATTGGCAAGAAATCGTTGACCCAATCTGTTTTGTAGAAAGAAGAAATATTACTGGTGGTGTAAACCCCGAAACGGTTAAAGACATGATTGAAAGGAGAAAGTATTTGTCTTATAAATAG